The bacterium DNA window CGCGGCCCCATCGACGTCGACGGTCGCCGGAAACAGGCGCCGCGTCGCGGCCGAGACACCGAGATAGTCGCCCGGCGCGATCGCGACCGTGCCGTCCTCGCAGCCGTCGATCCCGGCCGTCGTCCAGTCGACCCGTCCGCGCCGAGCTCGAGCGCCCCAACGAGCCAGGCCTGCGCGCGCGCGGCCGATCATCTTCCCGACCGCGAGACCGCGCGCCCCAGGAGCTTTCGGCGGAGCTTGGTCCACGCCATGCGCAGCAACGTCGTACCGTTCAGGTGATCGCTGGCGATCCTCCGCGCCCGCGCCTCGTCGAGCGCCGGTGCAGGAACCGCTGCGGGGCGCTCTCCGTCCTCCGAGAGCGCGAGCAGCGAGAGCCTCTCCCGGATCGCGCCGGGCGCCGCGGCCTGAACGAGGAAGGCCAGCTGCCCGGGCTCGCGGATCTCCTCTTCGGCACTGCTCGCCGTGAGTCGGGCCTGGGCGAGCAGGGAGCCGCGTCCGTAGTCGACCTGGGCACGCCAGAGGACGCCGACTTCCCCGTAGTGGCCGGCCTGGGAATCGAAGAGCTCGACGAGGAGCGTCTCGGGACGCGTTCGGATCAGCGCTCGACTCCTGCGCGCACCGAAGTCGAAGGGGTAGCGCTCGGGGACGAGGTCGAGCGCCGAGATCACGAGCCGCCCTTCGAAGTCGCGGAACCAGGTGCCGGCAAAGCCCATGCTCGGGTTGCGTTCGAGGGCGCCCCGACAGAGCGCGAGGAAGTCGTCGTCCGGATGATCGCCGGCAACGAGAAGCCAGAGCGCGTCCTGTGTCCTCACGCTCGCCAGAGCCGCCGGCTCGCCGTTCGCGGACGCGACACGTCGGGTCGCTCCGAGCCAGCGGACGCCGCTCGCCGCTTCCGGCGCTCGTGGGTCCTCGTCGTGATAGGCCAGCAGGAGCCGGTCGCCCTCCTCCATCTGCGCGCGGACGGCGCCGACGGTGGCCTCGATCTGGGGCTCGGTCGCCGCGAGCGGCACCTCGACGATCGTCGTGACGTAAAGACGCACCTCGGTTTCCCGCGCGATCGGGCGGAGCGCTCGAGGCCGCTCGTAGAAGTCTCCGAGGGGCGCAGTCGCGAGCGGTGTGCCCTTCTCGAGCCCCGCCAGGCGCTCCGGGTTCTCGAGGAGTGTCCCGATCTGGTCGGCGAGATCCGTGCTCGACCCGTCGAAGTACCAGGCGTGGACCCCTTCCTCGAAGTAGTTCCGGAACGCGGGGATGTCGGCCATGAGGAGCGGGACACCCGCCTCGTGAGCTTCGTGCGCGGCGTAGCAGAACGACTCGAAGCGATTCGGGAAGACGGTGACGCGCGCCCTTCCGAAACGCTCCGCCACCTGGTCGTGCGGGAGGTGTCCCGTGAACTCGAAACGATTCCGGAAGCGCTCGGGGATCGTGCCGAGCAGGTATTCCGTGTAGCTGGCGCCGCCGGGACCGTCCCGGCCGTCGTTTCCGATGAAGACGAAGTCGACGTCGAGGTCGGGCTGCCGCTCGAGCAGGAGGAGCGCGGCGCGCACGAGCCGTTCCACGCCCTTGAACTCGAAGATCCGACCGAAGAACTGGACCTCACGGACGTCGCCCGGCGCGAGGATGGGGCGCGCCGGAAAGCGAGCCGTCGGCGGTTCCGAGATCCGGATCGCCGTCGGGTCGAGCTCGTACCGGTCGAGATAGTAGGCGTCGGCATAGCTCTGCGACGGCAGGAGCGTCGCCTCGGAGAGCGCCAGCCCCGCGCGCTCGAGGCCGTAGAGGATCGATCGATCCCGATCGATGCCGTGCGTTCCTTCGTGGAGATCGATCAACTCCACGCTGTTGTGGACCCGCATGCCCAGCACCGGCATCCGGGGCTGGAGCCCGAAACGCTTCTCGACCAGCGCGTGATAGCCGACGCCGCAGTACTCGAAGAACTCGACGAAGTCGACCGGATCGAGCTCCGCCAGGCGCCTCACCGCATGGGCGAAGCGCAGACTCTTCGCGAGGAAGGGGTTCTCGACCTCGGCCAGGAGCGACGGCGCGTCTTCGCACAGGGCGTCGGCGTGATGGGCGCGACATCGCTCGGGAACGCTGAGCGTCGGGAGGTCGTCCTTCTCGAAACGATCGAAGTAGACCTTCGGCACGTCGAGCAGGAGGACGACTTCATGCCCCTGCTGGAGGAGCAGATCCGTCGCGTGTCTCAGGAGGACGCCACACCCTCCCCAGGTGGTCGGATGGAACTCGTAGGTGGCGAAGAGAATGCGAGCCACGCCGGCCTAGTTCCCGACGGCGAACACGGAGCGCCAGCCTCGACGGGGCACCAGGGGCGGGTTGCCGAGATCCCGGTACCCGAGCGCCTCCATGGCGGCGCCACACTCCCGGTAGACGATCCGACGGAAATAGCTCGCTCGAGAGATCGCCCGCCGGGAGTCCACCGCGAGCGCGGCAGGGCTCACCTGGTTCCGGAACGAGCTGTTGAAGGTCGGCCCGCCCAGCTGCGCGCCCATCTCCGGCACGTACTCGACCCCCGCGTGCGCGGCCAGGCGCTCGGCCCACTCCTCGGGCGCCTCGAGCAGGTCCTCGTGCCGCGCCAGCAGGACCGCATCACCGAACTCCCCGTCCGCGACCCGCTGAGCGACGGAAGCATGCTGGCACCAGTGATGCGCCACCTGACGGAGATTCTCGGGGTCGCGGGTCCGGGCCGGGTCCGCCCACGGCGCGTGGACCGCACTCCAGACCACCTCCTCGGCGTGGCGAAGGACGTAGACGAAACGCGCTTCGGGCATCGCTTCGATCATCTCCGCGAGGTAGAGCCCGTCGCCCGGATGCGCGTTCACGAAGCGCCCGGTTCGCGATCCGTGCTCCTCGACACAGTGGCGGATCGTGGCCTCGACCATCCGCGCGAGGTAGCGATCGTCGACGTCCCAGCCGTACATCGGACTTCCGAACGAGGACCGCGCGCCGAAGAGGTTCCGGAAGTAGTAGAGCTCCTTCGGGTCGTAGCCCGTTTCCGGGTCGTACCCGCGAAGCGGCGCCAGGTCGGGATGGGCCGTCAAGGCGGCCCAGACCACGCTCGTGCCGGAACGCTGACAACCGACCACGAAGACGTTGTCGCGCCGAAGATCCTCCGACGCGACTTCCTTCCGTTCGTTGGCACGGGATTCCGACGACACGCTTCTCTCCGCTCGGCTCGCTCTCTAGAGAGCGAGGAAGGCCTCGACGCTCTTCCGGGCGCGGGCGACGTAGCCCGGCGCGTAGGCGCGGTACGCCTCGACGATCTCGTCGCGTTCCTCCATCGCCTGGAGGAGCTTCTCGTAGATCGATTCACTCGAGTCGGCGAAGGGAACGACCAGACGATCGTAGAGGTATCGGTCGTCTCGGAACAGGTGGCTGTTCGCTCCGACCAGGCAGGGCGTGCCGACGGAGAGGCTCTCGAGCGGGAGCATGGGGCAGCACTCGGACAGCGTCACGTAGAGGTTCACGTGCATCAGCCGCATCCACTTGCGTAGCTCGTCGGGGCCGAAGAGTCCGTCTCCGTGCGGCTGGACCTTGAGCCCGATCAGCCGGGAGAACTCCAGCAGCCGCCGCCGCTCTCCGTTGTAGTGGAGGTTGCCGCCGGGCACGCGCGCGACGCCCGCCGCCATCGCGTAGGGCACCTTTCGCCAGCCCTCGTTCGAGATCCACATCCCGAAGTGCGGACCGCCCTCGGCATGCTCCGAGGGACCGTCCGGGACGTCCTCGACGTAGTTGAGGACGAAGCCGGCGTTGATCCCCTGCTGGGTCATCAGCTCCGCCATCCCCTCCTTCACGAATCCGAGCGCGTGGACGTGCCCGCGGCGTGCCATCTCGGTCATGAGACGGAGCCCACGCCAGGCGTAGTCTTCGCGCGCCTGGAGATAGCTGCCGTGCCAGAGAACGCGAATCCGCGTGTTCGGACTGCGATCGCGGATCTCTCGCGCGAGATGCAGGTGGTCGAGCGCCCCACCCGAGAGAACGAGCGACTCGCAGCCCGAATCCTCGATCACCGCGAGAAACCGGTCTCGCGCGGCCGTCGTCAGTCGTTCGGAGAGCGGCGCGTGGACCCTGAAGAGGGCTTGCGTCGAGTTGCCGATCCCCGTCCACCCGGGTGGATAGACCGCGAGGCATCGATCCGGATCCGCCTGGATCATCTCGCTCAGCGCCGCGTCCTCCGTCGTGAACGCGCTCTCCGTCGCGCCGTCGGTCCCGGTCATCAGCGGGACCGGCACGTCTTCGTCGAGGAGGATTCCCGAAGAGGCGTCGAAGACCAGGGGCGTCGATCGGTTTCGCGAGAGATCGAGGTCGTAGTCTTCCTTGCCCACGCTGATGCGACAGCGCCCGGCGTCGGTCCCGCCGAGCAGTCCGATCTCGATCGACGCGCCGTAGTCGAAGAAATGGATCGAGTCTCCGGGCGTCGTCGACAGCAGGGCTTCGCCGAACGCGGCGTCCTTGTCCGACTCGGCCTCCCAGCCTCCACGCGTGCGAAGGAAGTCCCAGAGCACCGAGGTGTCGTCGCTCGTCACGCGGTTCACGCGCAGCGGACTCCCATCGACGTTCCGGATCGAGATCGCCTCCCCGGGCGCGCGGCGAAGTCGCTTCCCGAGCTGCCAGACCAGCGCATTGTTGCGAGCCTGATTCACCGCTCGCCAGGCACCGGAAGCACGAATCGACTCGAGCGCCTGCACGCGCTCGCGCACGTGCGCCAGGAGATCCTTGTCGCCGAGATCGAGCGCGGCCGGAACGAAGCTCGCGCGGGACGTCGACGCTCCACCGACGGGGCCCTGCCCGTCACCGCCGAAGAGCCCGAGTCGAAGATTGCGTGGGTCTTCCCGCGAGAGCACGACGCTCGCGAAGGGCCGCTCCTCGAAGTCGAGGAAGCACTGTTGGGCGACGACCAGCGCGGGGTCGAAGTCGGTGAGCTCCCAGACCGCCTTGTGCTCTTCGTAGGGATTGTCGTACATGTCCTCCTGGGGCCAGTCCTCGCCCAGGGGCAGGTTCACCATCACGTAGTCGGAGCGCTCGACCAGATCCGAGAGCAGCCTCTCGCCGTCGGACTTGTAGAAATGCTCGAGGACGTCCCCGAGGATCGCGAGGGTCCAGTTCCCGTCGAGCCCGGGAAGGACTTCGAGCGCGTCCCCCACGTGGATACGGTTGTAGAACTGCCGGTGGTAGTCGACGATGCTGCCCTCGAAGGCCTCGATGCCCTCGATGTCGATCTCCCACTGCTCGGGCAGGACGCGGTTGAACCAGACTTCGCCGAACTCGCGAAGGATCATCCCCCAACGACCGAAACCGACGCCGATGTCGACGACGCGCTTCGGCTGGATCTGCATGATCGCCTGGACGCACCAGGGGATGTTGTGCCAGTTACTCGTTCCCATCTGCCCTGCGCCCCCACGTCGCTTCGCTGCAGCACCGGCCCGGGTGAATGGCCGGATCTCTTCTAGTCACCATCGAACAGCGTGCCCAGGCCGGCACGCAATGCTTCGAGTTCCTGCTCCGCCCGCTGCTGGAGACGACGCGCTTCGTCGATTCTACCGAGGGCCTCGTTGGCACGCTGCCGCTCGAGTCCGCATTCCCGGCGGATCGCCTGGATTTCGCCCTCGATCTCGTCGACGCGATCCTCGGCGCTCCGCGCGCGGCGACGCTCCCGATCCGCCTTCTCTTCGCCGCGCTCGGCCCGGAGTCGATTCTCGCCGACGCGCGCCTCGGCATCGACCGCTCGATCCCGGAGCTCGATGATCGTCGCCTCGGCCCGCTCCGCCCGCCGCCGCAACGCGATCAGGCGACTCTGGGCGTCCCGTTCCTGTTCGATCACCCGCTCCTGCGCCGACTGGGTCCGCATCAGGGCTTCGGCGAGCTCGTCCCCTCGCGCAGTCTCGATCGCGAGGGCCTCGTTCACCTCGTCGACCCGCGCGATCGCGGATTCCTCGCGCTCCCGAAGGTCGCGCCGTTCCCGTTCGAGCTCGGCGCGCCTGGACCTCGCCCCGTCGAGCCGCTCGTTCAGCCCCGAGATCCGTTCCTTCAGGGCGGCGACCTCCTCCTCCGAGCGCGTCCGTGCGCGCTCGAGCGCCTCGTCGAGAGACGCGACCCGACCTCGTTCGGTCGCGAGCCGCTCGGCAGCCTCGACGACCTGTCCCTCGGCGGCCTCCGCGCGCTCGACGGCCTCGGTGGCCCGCCCCTCGGCCCGGCGGGCCCGATCCTGCAGCTCGCCGATCCGTCCCTCGGCCGTTCGCGAACGCTCGAGGATCGATTCTGCGCGCGCCTCGAGCTCCCGGATCCGCTCGATCCGCTCCTCGGCGACGACCCGAACGCGCTCCAGATCCGCACGCAGCGCGTCCTGGACCTCGACCGCGCGGCGAGTCCCCTCCCCGGCCTCGCGAAGCCGTTCCGCCATCTCGCGGGTCCGGGCTTCCGATTCGGTCGCGCGCGTTCGAAGCTCCGCCCCGCGCTCCTCGGCTCGACGCGCACGCTCGATCGTCTCTTCGACGGTCGTCCGGACGCTTCGGAGCTCGTCCGTCAACTCCTCCGCACGCCCCTCTGCGAGCGTGGCTCGCGCAAGCAGCGGCTCGACCCGTCCTTCGGCGTTCCGCGCCCGATCGAGGAGGGACGCGTTCGCCTCCTCGGCTTCCTTCGCACGATCGAGCAGCGCCGCGTTGGCTTCCTCCGCGCGCCGCGCTCGATCGACCAGCGCCGAGTTGGATTCCTCCGCTCGCCGCGCTCGATCGAGGGCCGACGTCCGACTCGCCTCTGCCTGCTTCGCGCGCTCGCGGAGCGAAGCGGAAGTCGTCTCGGCGATCCGCGCGCGCTCGCGCTGTTCGTCCAGGGCACCGCGTGCCGTCGCGAGGTCCTCCTCGAGACCCGCGAACCGGGCGGTCGACTCCTCGAGCCGCCCTTCGGCCTCGAGGGCCCGCTCGCGCTGGGCCTCACGGTCCTGCTCCGCGCTTCGGGCGCGCTCCCGCAGTCGCTCGAGGTCGGCCTCCGCCGCCAGGGCGCGCTCCCGCTGCCGCTCGAGCTCCGTCTCCGCCGCGACCGCGCGCTCCCGCTGGACTTCCCGATCTCCCTCCGCGCTCCGGGCCCGCGCGACGAGATCGTTCGCCCGCGTGCCCAGGTCCGCGACACGGTCCTCGAGCGTGCGTGTCCGGCCCTCGCTCTTCGCGCGATCCCGTTCGCGGCGCACGAGCT harbors:
- a CDS encoding sulfotransferase, producing MSSESRANERKEVASEDLRRDNVFVVGCQRSGTSVVWAALTAHPDLAPLRGYDPETGYDPKELYYFRNLFGARSSFGSPMYGWDVDDRYLARMVEATIRHCVEEHGSRTGRFVNAHPGDGLYLAEMIEAMPEARFVYVLRHAEEVVWSAVHAPWADPARTRDPENLRQVAHHWCQHASVAQRVADGEFGDAVLLARHEDLLEAPEEWAERLAAHAGVEYVPEMGAQLGGPTFNSSFRNQVSPAALAVDSRRAISRASYFRRIVYRECGAAMEALGYRDLGNPPLVPRRGWRSVFAVGN
- a CDS encoding methyltransferase domain-containing protein; the encoded protein is MSRPPKNYRWWQDHGDGWRDEVAARKAYMPIYHLQEIFLEEYFSRLAPAKVLEFGCGFGRHLEYLRRIPKLDVYGFDQSESMLEGMRWARRSWREKHVKVGRPLNKLPYADGEFDVVFTVSVLIHIRPRDLEKILRELWRVSGGHVVHIENNDTDETYVTSEAHDGCWAHDLKAAYAAAVPEARLEIAPSLFEIEDVYRAIGPEVEAPSFMTPARAKRFLALDRTLTGELVRRERDRAKSEGRTRTLEDRVADLGTRANDLVARARSAEGDREVQRERAVAAETELERQRERALAAEADLERLRERARSAEQDREAQRERALEAEGRLEESTARFAGLEEDLATARGALDEQRERARIAETTSASLRERAKQAEASRTSALDRARRAEESNSALVDRARRAEEANAALLDRAKEAEEANASLLDRARNAEGRVEPLLARATLAEGRAEELTDELRSVRTTVEETIERARRAEERGAELRTRATESEARTREMAERLREAGEGTRRAVEVQDALRADLERVRVVAEERIERIRELEARAESILERSRTAEGRIGELQDRARRAEGRATEAVERAEAAEGQVVEAAERLATERGRVASLDEALERARTRSEEEVAALKERISGLNERLDGARSRRAELERERRDLREREESAIARVDEVNEALAIETARGDELAEALMRTQSAQERVIEQERDAQSRLIALRRRAERAEATIIELRDRAVDAEARVGENRLRAERGEEKADRERRRARSAEDRVDEIEGEIQAIRRECGLERQRANEALGRIDEARRLQQRAEQELEALRAGLGTLFDGD
- a CDS encoding glycosyltransferase family 4 protein, with protein sequence MARILFATYEFHPTTWGGCGVLLRHATDLLLQQGHEVVLLLDVPKVYFDRFEKDDLPTLSVPERCRAHHADALCEDAPSLLAEVENPFLAKSLRFAHAVRRLAELDPVDFVEFFEYCGVGYHALVEKRFGLQPRMPVLGMRVHNSVELIDLHEGTHGIDRDRSILYGLERAGLALSEATLLPSQSYADAYYLDRYELDPTAIRISEPPTARFPARPILAPGDVREVQFFGRIFEFKGVERLVRAALLLLERQPDLDVDFVFIGNDGRDGPGGASYTEYLLGTIPERFRNRFEFTGHLPHDQVAERFGRARVTVFPNRFESFCYAAHEAHEAGVPLLMADIPAFRNYFEEGVHAWYFDGSSTDLADQIGTLLENPERLAGLEKGTPLATAPLGDFYERPRALRPIARETEVRLYVTTIVEVPLAATEPQIEATVGAVRAQMEEGDRLLLAYHDEDPRAPEAASGVRWLGATRRVASANGEPAALASVRTQDALWLLVAGDHPDDDFLALCRGALERNPSMGFAGTWFRDFEGRLVISALDLVPERYPFDFGARRSRALIRTRPETLLVELFDSQAGHYGEVGVLWRAQVDYGRGSLLAQARLTASSAEEEIREPGQLAFLVQAAAPGAIRERLSLLALSEDGERPAAVPAPALDEARARRIASDHLNGTTLLRMAWTKLRRKLLGRAVSRSGR